From a region of the Hyalangium ruber genome:
- a CDS encoding MGH1-like glycoside hydrolase domain-containing protein, producing the protein MSQTRGLGAEARRLAEDERRSSNWKRWGPYLSERQWGTVREDYSAQGNNWTDFPHDAARSRAYRWGEDGLLGVTDRQCRLCFALALWNEKDPFLKERLYGLSGPQGNHGEDVKEEYFYLDSTPTHSYLKGLYKYPQAAFPYDRLVAENRHRGREAPEFELVDTGIFHEERYFDVFTEYAKASPDALLIRITVANRGPEAARIHVLPTLWFRNTWAWGRTGEGYWPKPRMSAEGEDAIIAEQDSLGRYRLHAQAPEGGALPERLFTENETNLERLYGVPNRARHVKDAFHDHVVHGRRDAVNPERVGTKAAFHYVLEVPAGGSVRLSLRLFPEAERPEVLFGEDFDRLFEQRIHEADEFYDARLPSTLPEEERRVARQAYAGLLWSKQFYHYAVQPWLEGDPNSPPPPASRLKGRNRDWGHLYNRDIISMPDKWEYPWYAAWDVAFHMIPFARIDPLFAKEQLVLFLREWYMHPNGQIPAYEFEFSDVNPPVHAWACWRVYKMTGTQGRRDRLFLARTFQKLLLNFTWWVNRKDVDGRNLFTGGFLGLDNIGVFDRSKPLPTGGQLHQADGTAWMAFFCTTMLSMALELAQEDPAYEDIASKFFEHFVAIVDAMNHLGGSGLWEEEDGFYYDHLWLEGHDVPMRVRSMVGLVPLFAAEVLSDRLIERLPGFSKRMRWFLENRADLAHNISYMAAPEGGEAGGYRLLAIPSRERLVRVLRRVLDPREFLSDYGVRSLSRVHAEEPFVFRVGHEAHRVGYVPGESDSGMFGGNSNWRGPVWFPLNYLLIEALERYHHFYGDSLKVECPTGSGRMMTLAEVARELSSRLCRLFLPDATGRRPCHGEDPRFAEGPDWRELVLFHEYFHGDSGRGLGATHQTGWTALVVQCLTDAHRTQG; encoded by the coding sequence ATGAGTCAGACACGGGGGCTCGGCGCCGAGGCGCGCCGCCTGGCCGAGGATGAGCGTCGTTCCTCCAACTGGAAGCGCTGGGGGCCCTACCTCTCGGAGCGCCAGTGGGGTACCGTTCGTGAGGATTATTCTGCCCAGGGCAACAACTGGACGGATTTCCCGCATGATGCCGCTCGGAGCCGGGCCTATCGCTGGGGCGAGGATGGGCTGCTAGGCGTCACCGATCGGCAGTGCCGGCTGTGCTTCGCGCTGGCGCTGTGGAACGAGAAGGATCCGTTCCTCAAGGAGCGCTTGTACGGCCTGTCGGGCCCCCAGGGAAACCACGGCGAGGACGTGAAGGAGGAGTACTTCTACCTCGACTCCACGCCGACCCACTCGTACCTCAAGGGGCTCTACAAGTACCCGCAGGCAGCCTTCCCCTACGACCGGCTGGTGGCGGAGAACCGGCACCGGGGCCGGGAGGCGCCCGAGTTCGAGCTGGTCGACACCGGCATCTTCCACGAAGAGCGCTACTTCGACGTCTTCACCGAGTACGCGAAGGCCAGCCCCGACGCGCTGCTCATCCGCATCACCGTGGCCAACCGGGGTCCGGAAGCGGCGCGGATCCACGTGCTGCCCACGCTCTGGTTCCGCAACACCTGGGCCTGGGGGCGCACCGGCGAGGGCTACTGGCCCAAGCCTCGGATGTCCGCGGAGGGGGAGGACGCGATCATCGCCGAGCAGGACTCGCTGGGGCGCTACCGGCTCCACGCTCAGGCACCCGAGGGCGGCGCGCTCCCCGAGCGGCTGTTCACCGAGAACGAGACGAACCTGGAGCGGCTGTACGGCGTGCCCAACCGCGCCCGCCATGTGAAGGACGCCTTCCACGACCACGTCGTCCACGGGCGCCGGGACGCCGTGAACCCGGAGCGCGTGGGGACCAAGGCCGCCTTCCACTACGTGCTGGAGGTGCCGGCGGGAGGCTCGGTGCGGCTCTCGCTGCGGCTCTTCCCCGAGGCCGAGCGGCCCGAGGTCCTCTTTGGCGAGGACTTCGATCGCCTCTTCGAGCAGCGCATCCACGAAGCCGACGAGTTCTACGACGCGCGGCTGCCGAGCACGTTGCCGGAGGAGGAGCGGCGGGTGGCGCGGCAGGCCTACGCGGGCCTGCTGTGGAGCAAGCAGTTCTACCACTACGCCGTGCAGCCCTGGCTGGAGGGGGACCCCAACTCGCCGCCGCCTCCCGCGTCGCGCCTCAAGGGCCGCAACCGGGACTGGGGCCACTTGTACAACCGAGACATCATCTCGATGCCAGACAAGTGGGAGTACCCCTGGTACGCGGCGTGGGACGTGGCGTTCCACATGATCCCCTTCGCGCGGATCGATCCGCTCTTCGCCAAGGAGCAGCTCGTGCTGTTCCTGCGCGAGTGGTACATGCACCCCAACGGGCAGATCCCCGCGTACGAGTTCGAGTTCTCGGACGTGAACCCGCCGGTCCACGCGTGGGCGTGCTGGCGCGTGTACAAGATGACGGGCACGCAGGGCAGGCGCGACCGGCTCTTCCTGGCGCGGACCTTCCAGAAGCTTCTGCTCAACTTCACCTGGTGGGTGAACCGCAAGGACGTGGACGGCCGCAACCTGTTCACCGGCGGCTTCCTCGGCTTGGACAACATCGGCGTCTTCGATCGCTCCAAGCCGCTGCCCACCGGAGGCCAGCTCCACCAGGCGGACGGCACCGCGTGGATGGCCTTCTTCTGCACCACCATGCTCTCGATGGCGCTGGAGCTGGCCCAGGAGGACCCGGCCTACGAGGACATCGCCTCCAAGTTCTTCGAGCACTTCGTCGCCATCGTCGACGCGATGAACCACCTGGGCGGTAGCGGCCTGTGGGAGGAGGAGGACGGCTTCTATTACGACCACCTGTGGCTGGAGGGGCACGACGTGCCCATGCGGGTGCGCTCGATGGTGGGGCTGGTGCCCCTGTTCGCCGCCGAGGTGCTGTCGGATCGGCTCATCGAGCGACTGCCCGGCTTCTCCAAGCGCATGCGCTGGTTCCTGGAGAACCGGGCGGACCTGGCGCACAACATCTCGTACATGGCCGCGCCCGAGGGAGGCGAGGCCGGCGGATACCGGCTGCTGGCCATCCCCTCGCGGGAGCGGCTGGTGCGGGTGCTGCGGCGGGTGCTGGATCCGCGCGAGTTCCTCTCGGACTACGGCGTTCGCTCGCTGTCGCGTGTCCACGCCGAGGAGCCCTTCGTGTTCCGCGTGGGCCACGAGGCGCACCGCGTCGGGTACGTGCCCGGCGAGTCCGACAGCGGCATGTTCGGAGGGAACTCCAACTGGCGCGGGCCCGTGTGGTTCCCGCTCAACTACCTGCTCATCGAGGCGCTGGAGCGCTACCACCACTTCTATGGAGACAGCCTGAAGGTGGAGTGCCCCACGGGCTCCGGGCGGATGATGACGTTGGCCGAGGTGGCGCGAGAGCTGTCCTCACGGCTGTGCCGGCTCTTCCTGCCGGACGCCACGGGCCGGCGGCCCTGCCACGGAGAGGACCCACGCTTCGCGGAGGGGCCGGACTGGCGCGAGCTGGTCCTCTTCCACGAGTACTTCCACGGGGACAGCGGCCGGGGCCTGGGCGCCACCCATCAGACGGGGTGGACGGCGCTCGTGGTGCAGTGCCTCACCGACGCGCACCGCACGCAGGGGTGA
- a CDS encoding adenylate/guanylate cyclase domain-containing protein — protein sequence MSTSLVSSDSPASEAEPRPAETGPLEQRVRELEAKARSLDAINRLASSLLHGQTNVDDILWDVAQGVVAHLGLEDCVIYLFDERREYLLQRAAFGPKNPREREILSPIRIKPGTGIVGTVALTGKAEIIADTRRDARYIQDDQQRLSELALPIFFRDQVIGVLDSEHTQEGFFTEEHLHTLQTVASMTAARVSQALLEEQLRDANRLLEARIIERTRELSDAQQRSERLLHNVLPHSIAERLQRGEHADAERFEEVTVLFADLVDFTRWSAPLPPEHTVEILSQVFTEFDSLTERYGLEKIKTIGDAYMVVAGVPLARVDHREAMASMALDILETIRRLRRVLDASLDVRVGMHSGPVVAGIIGTRKFAYDLWGDTVNMASRLEAHGMSGRIHVCEQTSVALSERFSFEPRGEIEVKSLGRVKTWFLTGRRG from the coding sequence ATGTCGACCTCTCTGGTTTCCTCCGACAGCCCGGCCTCCGAGGCCGAACCGCGTCCCGCGGAGACGGGCCCCCTGGAGCAGCGGGTTCGAGAGCTGGAGGCCAAGGCCCGGAGTCTGGATGCCATCAACCGGCTCGCGAGCTCGCTGCTCCATGGCCAGACGAACGTGGATGACATCCTCTGGGACGTGGCCCAGGGCGTCGTCGCCCACCTGGGGCTGGAAGACTGCGTCATCTACCTGTTCGACGAGCGGCGCGAGTACCTCCTCCAGCGAGCGGCCTTCGGGCCGAAGAACCCCCGGGAGCGGGAGATCCTCTCGCCCATCCGGATCAAGCCCGGCACGGGCATCGTCGGCACGGTGGCGCTCACCGGCAAGGCCGAGATCATCGCCGACACCCGCCGGGACGCGCGCTACATCCAGGACGACCAGCAGCGGCTGTCCGAGCTGGCCCTGCCCATCTTCTTCCGCGACCAGGTGATCGGCGTGCTCGACTCGGAGCACACGCAGGAGGGCTTCTTCACCGAGGAGCACCTGCACACCCTCCAGACGGTGGCGTCCATGACGGCGGCGCGGGTGAGCCAGGCGCTGCTCGAGGAGCAGCTGCGCGACGCCAACCGGCTGCTGGAGGCACGCATCATCGAGCGCACGCGCGAGCTGTCCGATGCGCAGCAGCGCTCCGAGCGGTTGCTGCACAACGTGCTGCCCCACAGCATCGCCGAGCGGCTCCAGCGCGGGGAGCACGCCGACGCCGAGCGCTTCGAGGAGGTCACCGTCCTGTTCGCCGATCTGGTGGACTTCACCCGCTGGTCGGCGCCACTGCCGCCCGAGCACACCGTGGAGATCTTGAGCCAGGTGTTCACCGAGTTCGACTCGCTGACCGAGCGCTACGGGCTGGAGAAGATCAAGACGATCGGGGATGCGTACATGGTGGTGGCCGGGGTGCCCTTGGCCCGCGTCGACCACCGCGAGGCGATGGCCTCGATGGCGCTCGACATCCTGGAGACCATCCGCCGGCTGAGGCGGGTGCTGGACGCCTCGCTGGACGTGCGGGTGGGGATGCACAGCGGCCCCGTGGTCGCGGGCATCATCGGCACGCGCAAGTTCGCCTACGACTTGTGGGGCGACACGGTGAACATGGCCAGCCGTCTCGAGGCCCATGGCATGAGCGGGCGCATCCATGTCTGCGAGCAGACCTCGGTGGCGCTGAGCGAGCGCTTCTCCTTCGAGCCGCGCGGAGAGATCGAGGTGAAGAGCCTGGGCCGGGTAAAGACGTGGTTCCTGACAGGGCGGCGCGGGTAG
- the dacB gene encoding D-alanyl-D-alanine carboxypeptidase/D-alanyl-D-alanine endopeptidase, with amino-acid sequence MRRLPLASVLFAVLALSGCHREVRPSTPPQPTLSQVADELFTAIEGEGALTSVLVLDAQTGEPLYARREHLRSLPASTMKVVSTASVLAALGPEFRFRTKVLLEGTRQGELFTGDLVVEASGDPTLGSWRFPETTLTCDQIAEAMTGRGIRKWRGALQVRGPDTGLDGPLGPGWAWDDVAYSMSAAPMPFVFRENVVDFSMLRAEGAPCSAQPAIQLTPRFAPFSAVVQIDTKGSRSGFACLREHNPSRTRCVWRSTGGSCPRAMSTRLAIDDPQALFAACVEDALTRRGITRIPAPPAPRDAAPPPVNEPLIELVSPQLGEIVKVTNKESHNLYAERLALRFARERTGSEDYAALRKAMAAELTRRGISPRDLRPIDGSGLSRYNLATARGLAQLLYTSLKEPYGEAFVESLPIAGVDGTLGSQPLSAEALARLRAKTGTLSSQKAYVGVAERPHDAEHPRVVFALMLGNMDEQPAVSAGGAFQRFAEALIHLPLR; translated from the coding sequence ATGCGCCGTCTCCCGCTCGCCTCGGTCCTGTTCGCGGTCCTCGCGCTCTCGGGGTGCCACCGCGAAGTCCGCCCCTCCACCCCGCCCCAGCCCACCCTCTCTCAAGTCGCGGATGAGCTGTTCACCGCCATCGAGGGCGAGGGGGCCCTCACCAGCGTGCTCGTGCTGGATGCCCAGACGGGCGAGCCGCTCTACGCGCGCCGTGAGCATCTGCGCTCGCTGCCCGCGTCGACGATGAAGGTGGTCTCCACCGCCTCGGTCCTCGCCGCGCTCGGGCCGGAGTTCCGCTTCCGCACGAAGGTGTTGCTCGAGGGCACCCGGCAGGGCGAGCTCTTCACGGGCGATCTGGTGGTGGAGGCCTCGGGAGACCCCACCCTGGGCTCGTGGCGCTTCCCGGAGACGACGCTGACCTGCGACCAGATCGCCGAGGCGATGACGGGACGCGGCATCCGCAAGTGGCGCGGCGCGCTGCAGGTGCGCGGCCCCGACACGGGGCTGGATGGGCCGCTGGGCCCCGGCTGGGCGTGGGACGACGTGGCCTACTCCATGAGCGCCGCGCCCATGCCGTTCGTCTTCCGGGAGAACGTGGTCGACTTCTCGATGCTGCGCGCCGAAGGAGCCCCGTGCTCGGCGCAGCCCGCCATCCAGCTCACCCCCCGCTTCGCCCCGTTCTCCGCCGTCGTGCAGATCGACACGAAGGGCTCCCGCTCGGGCTTCGCCTGCCTGCGCGAGCACAACCCCTCGCGGACCCGGTGCGTGTGGCGCTCCACCGGCGGCTCGTGCCCGCGCGCCATGTCCACGCGCCTCGCCATCGATGATCCCCAGGCGCTCTTCGCCGCCTGCGTGGAGGATGCCCTCACCCGGCGCGGAATCACTCGCATCCCCGCCCCCCCGGCACCGCGCGACGCGGCACCGCCGCCGGTGAATGAGCCGCTCATCGAGCTGGTGAGCCCCCAGCTCGGGGAGATCGTCAAGGTGACGAACAAGGAGTCCCACAACCTCTACGCGGAGCGGCTGGCCCTGCGCTTCGCCCGGGAGCGCACGGGCAGCGAGGACTACGCGGCGCTGCGCAAGGCGATGGCCGCGGAGCTGACCCGCCGTGGCATCTCTCCCCGGGACCTGCGACCGATCGATGGCAGCGGCCTGTCGCGCTACAACCTGGCCACCGCGCGCGGGCTGGCGCAGCTGCTCTACACGAGCCTGAAGGAGCCCTACGGAGAGGCCTTCGTCGAGAGTCTGCCCATCGCCGGCGTCGACGGGACCCTGGGCAGCCAGCCCCTCTCCGCCGAGGCCCTGGCGCGCCTGCGCGCGAAGACGGGCACGCTCTCCAGTCAGAAGGCGTACGTCGGCGTCGCCGAGCGCCCGCACGACGCGGAGCATCCCCGCGTCGTCTTCGCCCTGATGCTGGGCAACATGGACGAACAGCCCGCGGTCTCCGCGGGCGGCGCCTTCCAGCGCTTCGCGGAGGCGCTCATCCACCTGCCCCTACGGTGA
- a CDS encoding MvdC/MvdD family ATP grasp protein, giving the protein MAILIVTRSRDNEAPAAVTRALEARGERVYRFDTDLFPTELQLSLDEAGRGRLSGPEGEVALEEFSAVWYRRCAIAERIPRDLDSQLRQPAVEESRRVVFGMMAALGVFQLDALEHVRRSEHKPLQLKLARQLGMEVPRTLMTNDPEAVRAFAASCPSGVVTKMMASFAVYDEQGLEQVVFTTPLGARELKDLDGLDLCPMTFQEHVTKAVELRVTVVGTQVMAAAIDSQALPGARNDWRREGLALIRSWQPYTLPESLRLQVLGMMDALGLNYGAFDFIVTPQGRHVFLEVNPSGEFMWLVQHPGLPVDEALADVLAGRAARRLGPRPLPRSEPALRLATSP; this is encoded by the coding sequence ATGGCCATCCTCATCGTGACCCGGTCCCGAGACAACGAAGCACCCGCCGCGGTCACGCGGGCTCTCGAGGCGCGCGGCGAGCGCGTCTACCGGTTCGACACCGATCTCTTCCCCACCGAACTCCAGCTCTCGCTCGACGAGGCCGGGAGAGGCCGGCTCTCCGGGCCCGAGGGCGAGGTGGCGCTGGAGGAGTTCTCGGCGGTCTGGTACCGCCGCTGCGCGATCGCGGAGCGCATTCCCCGGGACCTGGACTCGCAGCTTCGCCAGCCGGCGGTGGAGGAGAGCCGCCGCGTGGTGTTCGGGATGATGGCCGCGCTGGGCGTCTTCCAACTGGACGCGCTCGAGCACGTGCGGCGCTCGGAGCACAAGCCGCTGCAGCTCAAGCTGGCGCGCCAGCTGGGGATGGAGGTGCCGCGCACGCTGATGACCAATGATCCGGAGGCGGTGCGTGCCTTCGCCGCGAGCTGCCCGAGCGGGGTGGTAACGAAGATGATGGCCTCGTTCGCCGTGTATGACGAGCAGGGGCTGGAGCAGGTGGTGTTCACCACGCCCCTGGGCGCGCGGGAACTGAAGGATCTGGACGGGCTGGACCTGTGCCCGATGACCTTCCAGGAGCACGTGACCAAGGCAGTGGAGCTGCGGGTGACGGTGGTGGGGACGCAGGTGATGGCGGCGGCCATCGACTCGCAGGCACTGCCGGGAGCACGCAATGACTGGCGGCGCGAGGGGCTGGCGCTCATCAGGTCGTGGCAGCCCTACACGCTGCCGGAGTCGCTGCGGCTCCAGGTGCTGGGAATGATGGATGCGCTGGGGCTCAACTACGGGGCGTTCGACTTCATCGTCACCCCGCAGGGGCGGCACGTCTTCCTGGAGGTGAACCCCTCGGGGGAGTTCATGTGGCTGGTGCAGCACCCGGGTCTGCCCGTCGACGAGGCGCTGGCGGACGTGCTCGCCGGGCGCGCGGCCCGCCGGCTCGGGCCCAGGCCGCTGCCTCGGAGCGAGCCCGCGCTGCGGCTCGCGACTTCACCGTAG
- a CDS encoding MvdC/MvdD family ATP grasp protein encodes MPPARDIVLLLTHSGDHYTVDRVAQEVSRRGGHPLRVDTDRFPSELELTVALSREGGEVVLHTADGEVRGERVRGAWLRRLVPARLDETLDPEWRASCWRESHAAVEGFLDGLGALGCRFVNPLEAGLAAGNKLRQLRLARALGLEVPRTLVTNDAARVRAFFQEVRGRMVAKMQTPLTQSMSGDQPFVYTSAIGPEDLEALEGLRHSPMIFQERIDKARELRVIVVGGRCFVGAIDASRSVAGQVDWRRARAGECSWTRGEVPVEIADRLVRLVAGLGLLYGAVDLIVTPEGRHLFLEVNPGGEWGMIEHELDLPIAAALAEALLAEDRPR; translated from the coding sequence ATGCCCCCCGCCCGCGACATCGTCCTGCTCCTCACGCACAGCGGTGACCACTACACGGTCGACCGGGTGGCGCAGGAGGTGTCACGGCGCGGGGGGCATCCTCTGCGCGTGGACACGGACCGCTTTCCTTCGGAGCTGGAGCTGACGGTGGCGTTGAGCCGAGAGGGAGGCGAGGTGGTGCTGCACACCGCCGACGGCGAGGTGCGCGGAGAGCGCGTGCGAGGCGCGTGGCTGCGGCGGCTGGTGCCGGCCCGGCTCGACGAGACATTGGATCCCGAGTGGCGCGCGAGCTGCTGGCGCGAGTCGCACGCGGCGGTGGAAGGATTCCTGGACGGGCTGGGCGCGCTGGGCTGCCGCTTCGTCAACCCGCTCGAAGCGGGGCTGGCGGCGGGCAACAAGCTGCGCCAGCTCCGGTTGGCCCGTGCGCTGGGGCTCGAGGTGCCGCGCACCCTGGTGACGAACGACGCGGCGCGGGTGCGTGCCTTCTTCCAGGAGGTGCGGGGGCGCATGGTGGCCAAGATGCAGACGCCCCTGACCCAGTCCATGAGTGGCGACCAGCCCTTCGTGTACACGAGCGCGATCGGTCCCGAGGACCTGGAGGCGCTGGAGGGACTGCGCCACAGCCCCATGATCTTCCAGGAGCGCATCGACAAGGCCCGCGAGCTGCGGGTGATCGTGGTGGGCGGACGCTGCTTCGTGGGCGCCATCGACGCCTCGCGCTCGGTCGCGGGGCAGGTGGACTGGCGACGGGCACGCGCCGGGGAATGCAGCTGGACACGGGGCGAGGTGCCGGTGGAGATCGCCGATCGTCTGGTCCGCCTGGTAGCGGGCCTGGGGCTGCTCTACGGCGCCGTGGATCTCATCGTCACACCCGAGGGGCGGCACCTCTTTCTCGAGGTGAACCCTGGGGGTGAGTGGGGAATGATCGAGCACGAGCTCGACCTGCCCATCGCCGCGGCCCTGGCCGAAGCGCTCCTCGCCGAGGATCGCCCCCGCTAA
- a CDS encoding microviridin/marinostatin family tricyclic proteinase inhibitor, which produces MKKNATDKAQKGRKPFFARLLEAQELEQAAGGIGVTRKAPSDQDEVFTLKYPSDSDEDICK; this is translated from the coding sequence ATGAAGAAGAACGCAACGGACAAGGCACAGAAGGGACGCAAGCCGTTCTTCGCGCGCTTGCTGGAGGCGCAGGAACTGGAGCAGGCCGCCGGAGGCATCGGCGTGACCCGGAAGGCTCCCTCGGACCAGGACGAGGTTTTCACCCTGAAGTACCCCTCGGACAGCGACGAGGACATCTGCAAGTGA
- a CDS encoding Ig-like domain-containing protein, giving the protein MKVLTGALASLMLAGCGSESSQQPTAEPMARAQSDLKPAIPGKQLIPNRFIVVLKQPSPSERLQAQDVRQMASSLAQQYGAQVSRTYTHALSGFVAEMDERRVEALRMDPRVAFVEQDAVVRLAADQANPTWGLDRIDQADLPLNNLYSYGMTGVGVHAYVIDTGIRQSHSEFQGRMGAGFDSVTPGGSAEDCNGHGTHVAGTIGGSSYGVAKGVTLHPVRVLDCGGSGTWAGVIGGVDWVTANHVAPAVANMSLGGGGSDALDQAVRNSIAAGVTYALAAGNETTDACTRSPARTAEAITVGATDINDIQASWSNYGTCVDIYAPGVDITSAWYTGDSATNTISGTSMAAPHVAGVAALYLQGNPSASPDTVGAALTGFASAGRVINPGPGSPNRLLFSGFIQPGGDVTAPQAQLTAPGAGANVQGTVLLKANASDDVAVGRVEFWVNGQLQGSDSSAPYEFSWDTTQGANGPATLVAKAFDTSYNAGSSAAVTVSVQNPGFASYDPTWLAPICATSGAACDTGALIMGRGNLGPESNAPNTIASSCADGNSGSYHGDESLDRLRISTVDGGPLAPGKEVNIAATVWAWSGFTSDSLDLYHAPDASNPVWTHLATIAPTQAGSHVLTSSFTLPEGNLQAIRGIFRYQGSAASCGTGSYTDNDDLIFAVGAVDAPPQVALTGPGPDAVVGGTVAISASASDDQGIARVLFYAGTKYLGYDPKAPYELNWNSANVADGTHVITARAIDSAGQTTTSSGISVVVDNTAPGVSLSAPAEGAVLEGIVNLEALANDPHGVSRVEFYDGDVLLASDDSAPYSLAWDTKSAANGSHTLKAKAFDSLGNASQAQVSVTVDNDITAPSVSVTSPSSGAVVSGTVTLTANAADNRAVDRVTFYVGTKYITYDSKAPYSVNFNSLNLANGTYAVTARAIDTAGNITVSEGVSITIQN; this is encoded by the coding sequence TTGAAGGTACTGACAGGTGCGCTGGCGAGCTTGATGCTGGCCGGCTGCGGCAGTGAGTCCTCTCAGCAGCCCACCGCCGAGCCCATGGCTCGCGCTCAGAGCGATTTGAAGCCGGCCATCCCCGGCAAGCAGCTCATCCCCAACCGCTTCATCGTCGTGCTCAAGCAGCCCTCCCCTTCCGAGCGGCTCCAGGCGCAGGACGTGCGGCAGATGGCCTCGAGCCTCGCCCAGCAGTACGGCGCGCAGGTATCCCGCACGTACACCCACGCGCTCAGCGGCTTCGTCGCCGAGATGGATGAGCGGCGGGTCGAAGCCCTGCGGATGGATCCTCGCGTCGCCTTCGTCGAGCAGGACGCCGTGGTGCGTCTGGCCGCCGATCAGGCCAACCCCACCTGGGGCCTGGACCGCATCGACCAGGCGGACCTGCCCCTCAACAACCTCTACAGCTACGGCATGACGGGCGTGGGCGTGCATGCCTACGTCATCGACACGGGCATCCGCCAGAGCCACTCCGAGTTCCAGGGTCGCATGGGGGCCGGCTTCGACTCCGTCACCCCGGGTGGCTCGGCGGAGGACTGCAATGGCCACGGCACGCACGTCGCCGGCACCATCGGCGGCAGCAGCTACGGCGTCGCCAAGGGCGTCACCCTGCACCCGGTCCGCGTGCTCGACTGCGGTGGCTCGGGCACCTGGGCGGGCGTCATCGGCGGCGTGGACTGGGTCACCGCCAACCATGTCGCTCCCGCCGTCGCCAACATGAGCCTGGGTGGCGGAGGCTCGGACGCGCTGGATCAGGCCGTGCGCAACTCCATCGCCGCGGGCGTCACCTACGCCCTGGCCGCGGGCAACGAGACCACGGACGCCTGCACCCGCTCTCCGGCGCGCACCGCCGAGGCCATCACCGTGGGCGCCACGGACATCAACGACATCCAGGCCTCCTGGTCCAACTACGGCACCTGCGTGGACATCTACGCGCCGGGCGTCGACATCACCTCGGCCTGGTACACCGGTGACAGCGCCACGAACACCATCAGCGGCACCTCCATGGCCGCGCCGCACGTGGCGGGCGTGGCCGCGCTCTACCTGCAGGGCAACCCCTCCGCCTCGCCCGACACCGTCGGCGCGGCGCTGACGGGCTTCGCCTCCGCCGGGCGGGTGATCAACCCGGGCCCCGGCTCGCCCAACCGGCTGCTCTTCTCGGGCTTCATCCAGCCGGGCGGAGACGTCACCGCGCCCCAGGCGCAGCTCACCGCTCCTGGCGCGGGCGCCAACGTGCAGGGCACCGTGCTCCTGAAGGCCAACGCCTCGGACGACGTGGCCGTCGGTCGGGTGGAGTTCTGGGTCAACGGTCAGCTCCAGGGCAGCGACTCCTCCGCGCCCTATGAGTTCTCCTGGGACACGACGCAGGGAGCCAACGGCCCCGCCACGCTGGTGGCCAAGGCGTTCGACACCTCCTACAACGCCGGCAGCAGCGCCGCCGTCACCGTCTCGGTGCAGAACCCCGGCTTCGCCAGCTACGATCCGACGTGGCTCGCGCCGATCTGCGCCACCTCGGGCGCCGCCTGCGACACCGGCGCGCTCATCATGGGCCGTGGCAACCTCGGCCCGGAGAGCAACGCGCCGAACACCATCGCCTCCAGCTGCGCGGACGGCAACTCCGGCTCCTACCACGGTGACGAGTCGCTGGACCGGCTGCGCATCTCCACCGTGGACGGCGGCCCGCTCGCCCCCGGCAAGGAAGTGAACATCGCGGCAACCGTGTGGGCCTGGTCGGGCTTCACCTCCGACTCGCTGGACCTCTACCACGCGCCCGACGCCAGCAACCCGGTGTGGACGCACCTGGCCACGATCGCCCCGACCCAGGCGGGCAGCCATGTCCTCACCAGCAGCTTCACGCTGCCCGAGGGCAACCTGCAGGCCATCCGCGGCATCTTCCGCTACCAGGGCTCCGCCGCGAGCTGCGGCACGGGCAGCTACACCGACAACGACGATCTGATCTTCGCCGTGGGCGCCGTGGACGCTCCTCCCCAGGTGGCGCTCACCGGTCCCGGCCCGGATGCGGTCGTGGGCGGCACGGTGGCGATCTCGGCCAGCGCCAGCGATGACCAGGGCATCGCGCGTGTCCTCTTCTACGCGGGCACCAAGTACCTCGGGTACGATCCCAAGGCGCCGTACGAGCTGAACTGGAACTCGGCCAACGTGGCGGACGGGACGCACGTCATTACCGCCCGGGCCATCGACAGCGCGGGTCAGACGACCACCTCGTCCGGCATCTCCGTGGTGGTGGACAACACCGCGCCCGGCGTGTCGCTGAGCGCGCCCGCCGAGGGCGCCGTGCTGGAGGGCATCGTGAACCTGGAGGCCCTGGCGAACGATCCCCACGGCGTCTCCCGCGTGGAGTTCTACGACGGGGACGTGCTGCTCGCCTCGGACGACAGCGCCCCGTACAGCCTGGCCTGGGACACGAAGAGCGCCGCCAACGGCAGCCACACCCTCAAGGCGAAGGCCTTCGACTCGCTGGGCAACGCCAGCCAGGCGCAGGTGTCGGTGACGGTCGACAATGACATCACCGCGCCCAGCGTCAGCGTCACCTCGCCAAGCTCGGGCGCCGTGGTGAGCGGCACCGTCACGCTCACCGCCAACGCCGCGGACAACCGCGCCGTGGACCGGGTCACCTTCTACGTGGGCACCAAGTACATCACCTACGACTCGAAGGCTCCCTACTCGGTGAACTTCAACTCGCTGAACCTGGCCAACGGCACCTACGCCGTCACCGCCAGGGCCATCGACACGGCGGGCAACATCACCGTGTCCGAGGGCGTGAGCATCACCATCCAGAACTGA